One genomic window of Plasmodium gaboni strain SY75 chromosome Unknown, whole genome shotgun sequence includes the following:
- a CDS encoding hypothetical protein (conserved Plasmodium protein, unknown function), which produces MSYGCGTVGLPFIGRALLFFMSVEATYCTYELFLKPGGTYIYYRINDMINKDKK; this is translated from the exons ATGTCATATGGCTGTGGAACAGTAGGCTTACCCTTCATTGGAAGAGCccttcttttttttatgtcCGTTGAAGCAACTTATTGTAcatatgaattatttttaaaaccAGGAGgaacatatatttattatcgCATAAATGATATG atCAATAAGGATAAAAAATAA